The genomic window ATGCCTACCAGTGTAGTACACTGATGGAAAAGAACATTGAATCTGAAGTTAGGGaacgtgggttcaaatccttcctttgtaTGACCTCGATCAAACCACAAGTtggtctctgtgcctcaatttcctcatctgcaaaatgaggggataggattagatggtctctaacgtgccagttctagatctatgaactCTGGCACATGCTCTTTCTCTTAGGGTTAGTGTGATAGCTGCCTCCAAGGCTTTCACGTGGAACAGTTTTACTTAGGGCCAGAGGGCTGAACTAGAAACAATGAAGGGATGCTTCAGAGAAGCAAATTCAAGTCCCTtagaaggggtggggtgggggaaagccTTCTCTCAGAGTAGGGCTATCCAAAGGTAGAATGAGTAGCCCCTGTATCCCTTCCCAACTCAGAGATTCTATGAGTAACATTAAGGGACTGAGCAGCATCCATTCATGTATTCAGAATCTATAtacactccttgagggcagggcaggTTTCACTGtcacctttgtattcccagcactggAACACattaagcacttgataaatgtttgttggttgagtgactgaaatattcattaagtacctactatgtgtgggGCTTTGTGTCagcactggggggggggggtgttaacTGTGATTCAGGTGCCTTTGAGGGAAGGCCAATGGACAAGGACTTTACCTCATCCTCTTGCATAACTTGCTGATTGAACAAGGCCCATCAACTCTCTGGGCTAGAATGGGAAGAGGcaagagggggaagagggaatcATGCTGATCTTGAGGAGCCCAAGGTCCAGCAGGCTAGATAAgtataatagtaatagtagtagtagtagtagtggtagtagtagtggtagtagtagtagtggtggtggtggtggtggtagtggtggtggtggtggtggtggtggtggtggtggtggtggtggtggtggtggtgaaacaTCCTATGAGTCAGGCAGAATTTTTGATTAAGACTATTGGTGATTGACTGGAGTCCCAGGTATGGTTGCCCAGGCCAAGACTCCTGAGGTCTCTGCCTTTAATACTAGGGATGGAGTGGCACCAGGGGCCCACCTGCTTCCTGTAGAACTTAGAATGTCATGTGAGAGTTTGGGATTCTGCCCCAGGACTGAAGTTTATGGTCACCTCTCACCTGGGAACAGAAGCTGGGATGGGTACTCAAAGTATGGGGAGGTGAATATTAATCAGTAGGGAGGATTGAGGGGCAGGGTAAGGGGTGGGAGCTTCTCTGGGCTATAGGAAAACAGTTCCAATAGCTCTCTGATGGCATGAGtcccctctccccatttcttGGAAAATCTGAAGTCCCTGTCTAGTCTCACTGAACCCTTGCCTAATGTATCATTTATTAGATCTTTAGGGACTCCCCAAATGGACCTTCCTTCTAAGTGTAGTTGTTAGGAACTGAGCTCAAACTTTGACTCTGCTGCTATGTGACCTGGGGAAGGTCATTTCTCTAGGGTCTCAGCTTCCTGATGTATAGAAGGAAGTAGTTGGATTAAATGTCTTCAAATGTCTCTTCCAGATTCACATCTATCACACTATGAAGCTCCCAggcagcttccccatctgtaaaatgaagggattggattaagtaacctctgaggtctcttttagaCTGGGGATCCTAATAAGAAAAATCCTCCAGGAgcttctccatgcctcagtttccctctttttatttcaATAGACCATATCAACAAAAAGCACTAGATAAAATAAAACTGGCCCTTCCTCTCTTCATTCCTTCCATCCATCTACAAGCCTTCTCCCTTCCTTGTGCTGGTAGGGAGCAGGCAGCTCAAGGTGGGCAAAGTGAAGGActtgggagagaaaggaaggaatcacagtctgtcctctcttttcttccaggCTATGGTCATGCGGCCCCAAGCACAGATGGTGGGAAGGTGTTCTGTATGTTCTACGCCCTGCTGGGCATCCCCCTCACCCTGGTTATGTTCCAGAGCCTTGGTGAACGCATCAACACCTTTGTGAAGTACTTGCTGCACAGAGCCAAGAAAGGGCTGGGAATGCGGCGGTCGGATGTCTCCATGGCCAATATGGTCATCATCGGCTTCTTCTCCTGCATCAGCACTCTGTGTATTGGAGCAGCCGCCTTCTCCTACTATGAGCACTGGACTTTCTTCCAGGCCTATTACTACTGCTTCATCACCCTGACTACCATTGGCTTTGGGGACTATGTGGCCCTGCAGAAGGACCAAGCTCTGCAGACTCAGCCCCAGTATGTGGCCTTCAGTTTCGTATACATCCTCACGGGGCTCACAGTCATCGGCGCCTTCCTCAACCTTGTGGTCTTACGCTTCATGACGATGAACGCGGAGGATGAAAAGCGGGACGCCGAGCACCGGGCCCTACTGACTCGCAACGGGCAGGCAGGGGGCAGCATCCACACCACAGACACCGCGTCCTCCACCATCGCTGGAAGTGGGGGCTTCCGTAATGTCTATGCTGAGGTGCTTCATTTCCAGTCTATGTGCTCTTGCCTGTGGTACAAGAGTAGGGAGAAGCTACAATATTCCATCCCCATGATCATCCCCCGGGACCTGTCCACCTCTGACACCTGTGTGGAGCAGAGCCAGTCATCCCCCGGGGGTGGCCGCTATGTCGACACTCCTTCTCACCGCTGCCTCTGCACGGCCCAGCGCTCGGCCATCAGTTCTGTTTCCACTGGTCTTCACAGCCTGTCCACTTTCCGTGGCCTCATGAAACGCCGCAGCTCAGTGTGACTGGGGGCTGGTTGTGGGTCAGGCTAAGGAGCCAACCCACTCACACAGGCctaggaaggggggagggagggcaaggGAGTGGTAGAAAAAGAAGGGCCCACAAAGGTTGGCTTCCAATCATCTATTAAAGAAATAAGCTCCATGTCTCTATGTAGGCAGAGCCGGGGTAGTACCTACATAGCCACAGTCTGGGTGGATCTGCAGGCATCGGCCTAGGGGTTTGCTCACCCACCATTGGTTGATGGAGTAGAGGGCTCCTAGGCTGCTCGGAAGACTTCCAACCGTGCCTGCCCCACCAACCTGCCCTGAGTCTAGGGCCTATGCCTAGGGGCTTCTTGCATCCAAGACCTTTCTATACTCTCTCCATGCTCTGAAAAATTCCAAGAAATGTGAAACTTGGTGGGGGATGGGACCAGAAGGGGTCCAAAGGGGAAACCTTTGATAACTTTGGAAATTTGAGGAGCTGTGGGCCTGGCCCTTGAGTCTCAGCTGTTCTCAAAGGCCTATCCACCCACCCCTCCCTCACCACAGCCCCCCTGGAATGGGACTTCTCTGTGTTAAGTGTTTGTTTGCATCTCTATTTATACCTCTCAGCATTGGCGTCCTACAGTTGTCCTGACTGTGaagtccttccttccctccttgtcTGGGGCCAGTGACTTTTTGTTGGCCCCCActccccagtttcctcagctccCCCATCACATGTCTCCTGCTCTGAGTTACGCCTTACAATCTCCCCACCCCAGGCcttgttttatattgtttttgCATGGCTTTGCAAAGAGGGAATGTACAGcagagaggaggcagaaaagagagTAAGCAAAGGGAATGTTTTCCAGTGCTTATGTTTGAGAACGAAGCTGGGGTTTTTGAGTGGAAAAACTCAGTCCTATTTCTCATGGTGGAAGGGCTTAGTGTGTTTCCTTGGAAGTGGGGATCGGTAGCGACCCCCATTTCAATACCTTCTCAACCCCCATACCCTGCCTGTCCCTTGCTGACTCAGCTGACCATTTCTCCTGAATCTTTACCTGCTCTCCCGCCCCAAACGTGTACCTCCTACACTAAGGCAATTTTGGAGCCAAACCCCAAAGATGTCATCCAACTCCAGGGCCCTGGGACCTGACCACTGCTGCCCTTCAAAGAGCAGGTAGCTACTGACTAGTCAGCAAGTCATCCTGAAGCCCCTCCCCAGGCCAGAACAGCACCTCTGTAGGCATGGGATCCTTGGAACCTCCACCTCCACATCTGAAGCTGCCTGTGAATGGGGGAGCCCTCAGTGAGGGGACCTTAGTGTCTTCCAGCTTTCTTGAGGCAGAACTTCTGAAAGATCTCCAAACATGCCATCAAGGAGAGAACAacagaaaaatgagagtggaggACATCTTGGCCCTCTTTCCTGGGACTGAGTCCTTTACCCTTTCCTGACTACTTCCCACCCCAAATCCTGATCAAATCAATGTAGCCAAGAAGGCTATGGCAGCTTCTGAGCAGGAACATGGTACCAAGCCAGGAGATTTCATGGTTCAGGGAATCAGAGATCCAGGGTTATAGGCGGGAGAACAGTGGAAACCTGAAAAGGAGGCAAATTCATCATTCTGTTGATGTAACCTTTGTCTGGCAGGCAAAGTTTGGCTCTGCCTTTGCCTAGGTGGGCACATCTGCTCCCTTTAGGTACAGAATAGATGCCCATCTGTCTAGTGACAGGGGAGGAAAAATTGTTCAAGCTCCAAACAGAGAGAAAAGCTGTTAAACAGGGAGGGGTGCAGCCCTCCCCAGTGTGGCTGGCTTCTCTTCTGCCTCCAAGTACTGCAGGCTTTTTCAAACAGAGTTGTCCCAATCAGTACCTTACCCTTAGAATAGGACAAATCTCAGCGAAGGACAGCAGCAGTGTAGGGTGTGACTTAGGGCACCAgcagggaggaggagacagagatggagcaGTGTGCGGGTGCCGGTAATGCCCCAAGGCCCTCACATCCAAGCAGTAGGTAACCACATGCGGGCTGCtgaccttcccccctccccagggcAGTCGTGATAAATCAGTGAGGCTttgttcctccctttcttctgctGCGTGCTCCCCTTCTAcatcttctcctcccttttggCTAAGACATTGCCTCTCTCTCTACCACCTCGCCTAAGGTGGAAGCTTTTGGCTCCAGGGATCAAGGTCTCCAGGCTGGGTGTGCACTGTCAACAGCATTCACCTCTATGGAAATGTTAGGTGGGATTTGCCCCAGGCTGCCCATCCAGGTGGGACAGCCATCAGAGGCCGAGGAATTATTTTTGTGAAGTTTTTGACTATATAAGTCAGAAGAGGCTACTGGTCTGCTTGTTAGCTAATGGTCTGCTTGTACCGTAGCCTGCCCCAGAGTCCCAGGGAaagcaaaagaggcaaaagtgaaGTCACAACCCCCTGTCTCAACCCAGACAATCTAGTACCAACAGGTGCCTCCAGGAGTGCAGGGAGGCAGGAGGAAAGCATTAGTCAAGAAGCTGAAGGTGGTCTACATGAGCCCCTCTGGTCCCTGCTTAAGGGAAAAATAATGCATTTGTCCCATCCCACAGAGCAGAGGGTCAGTCTCCTTGGGCGTACTGACTGTTACTAGGCTGGCCATCCACATGCCTGCAGAAGAAGCAATAATAAATGGTGAGGAAAGGATTGGATGTCTGAGGGCTACACAGGGAGATGCCCTTCCCTCCCACGTACCCctgcctctctctttgtctcatctgtaaatctGTAGGGCTGACTGTGTTCATCCTGTGCATAACCCACAGGCCCATCCTATGAGATGCCCTGTCCCACAAGTCCTTGAACGTTGCCCCGGCAGCACAGCAGACATGGGGAGCACCCTGCTTTTCTACCAGGGAGAATCATATACATAGGACCAGTAAATTCAGGGAAatgatggggaaaagaaaaaaaagatgggaagggGAGTGACTGCAGAATGCCAAGGGTCCTCAACCAGGAATGAAAATGACATGTCTCTCTCCTGTCCCCCTGCTCCCTCTACCTCCCCCTCCTCAAACTGCTCTCCTTTTGCAGGTAGCCTCTCTGCTTCCCTGATGCCTTATCCCTAGGCACACTGCCAATTAAATATGCAATACATGTGGGAaaatcccccccacccccatctctagccccctcccccagcctctgAAACCACTGTCCTCGAGAGTGCTGGAGATTCACAGAGGCATCCCTTCAACTCTTCCTACCTATCCATCTTCACACTAAAAATGACAACTAATAAATTCTGTACATTCAGACCAGGGAAAGCCTCCGGCTACTTCTGTCACCTTTACCCTGGAAGCTAGACCTCCATTCAGGTTTGGCAGAGGGAATGGAATCACCCTGCTCTCATTCCATGTCCCAGTGTTCTCTTGCTGGCTAACTTGGGCCCACTGACAAAAGCAATGGATTGGACCAGAGAGGGCAAATCTAACCCAATACAAGAAGACAACCTGCTTGTTTTGAGGACTCAGGATCCCCAGGTTTTCTCATGGTATGTTTCATCCACTGGCATGCTCCTAACTGAGCATCCTTCCCTGCATGGTGAACAGGGTGGCTTACCTAACAAGGTCTCTGCCATCTGGGATCTTCCCCTCTTCTCACTTGTCTGGACTCCCAAGGCAGAGGTGAGCTGCCTGGCAACcaacctcattaaaaaaaatcatagcagAGTGACCAAGGAAACAAGGAAGGTCTTCTACAGAGGAGAGAGTGGGAACATGGCATGTTTCCTCAGCTGTCCCCATTTGCTCTTGTGCCAGGATGAGGCACTCTAGACCAAGCTGTTGAGTGTCTCACTGGCAACTCCTAAACTCTGGGGCTGTTTGtaacttttttaatatttaatttaagtttcagttaataagtatttattttatctccctctgtctccccatggtggtggtgggggaacTCTTGTCATAAATGTGCATAATCAAACAGAATACATTCCTGcaatggccatgtccaaaaatgtatgtctcattctgcatcatgTAGCTCTATCAGGAGGCAGATAGTctgtttcatcattagtcatctggaatcatgaatggtgacaacattgatcaaagttctcaagtctttcaaagtcattaGACAGTTTTTATATTCTTCATCCTGCTCCTCCATTCATACCCAACTAGGAAACTACTCCAAGTGTAGGAAACAGTGACTTCCAGGCACCCCTCCACCAAGGTGGTCTTACTACCTCTAGGGAGGCTTTGGAGAAAGGCTAGACAGGTTTCTTGATGCCTCCTGGAACAGCTTTGCTCTCAAGAAGAAACTTCTCAAGACTGTAGTTAGCACCTTTCACATTTCTATAAGCACCTTTAGTTCACAAGTACTTCCCCACAACAGATCAGGATCCCCAcaaagctcagagaagttaattaaCATGCCTAAAGTCATACAGGTCATAAAGGATACTGCACAACCTCAAGCCTTCTAAGAGCAAGGACAAcagactctttccattatattcctTATAAAGGTATCAGGAGTGACTACCATCCAATTTACCTCTTCACTGACTGAgatggagacagggagagaagacAGTGACCAGGGCCAGGGAACTTGAATCACAGacttagaaatgaaagggatcttggaggtcatccaGTATAAGTTCCCTCatcttaacagatgaggaaactgaggcttacggGACTAAGATTTACAGGCAGTAAGCgtcagaggtgagatctgaacccaaagcaaatctttctaccataccacactgcctcccaacTAAAATCATTGAATTCCcaagttagaaaggacctcagaggtcatctgaccTGTTATCTCATCCTTTCTACATATTCCTGGCAGGTGGTCAGCCAGCGTCAGCCTGAATGCTTCCAGCAATGAGTAATTCACTACATCCCAAAGAAGCCCATTCCATATTTTGACAGATCTTCCTAATTACACCAAGCTGCTCTGCCTCCATGTAACTTCAACCCCCAtcatcctggttctgccttctggagtcaatcaatcagcaaacagttattaagtgcctcctgtgagatacaaataaaaggaaaagaaacaccCATACTCTCAAGGAATTGACATTCTATCAGGGGGAACAATGTGTACCTAAAGAATaaacataaagagaataaatagagCTAAGTCTAAATATTCTTCCAGATGACAATCTTTCAAGTTCAAACCAGGTTAGCTCTTCTGGCAGTGTTTCTGGGCCTCTTACTACTCATGACGTTATGACCCTGGTCCATCTCCCTTTCCACTGCCCCCAAACATAGACAACACACATCTCAATGCCAGctatcctctctccccctccacatCATACATTGGTCACAAATTAGCAAGGTGGGTGGTGTGGAAGGTGAGCACACTGCCACCCACCAAGGACCTCTTCATGCACTGAAGCACTCTGATGCCCTGCTTTCGGAGCAGTGTCTAAAGGACTGGTGGGAAAGGCAGTGTTAATGTCCTGCTAATGAATCCTCTAATGCCCTACCAAAGTCCAAAGCTCAGCTGCTCCATCCTTACTCCCTTCTTTTCTATCCAGcagcttttttccttttaagaaaacAATAATCACTAGTGTTTACACAGGgttttagagtttgcaaagcactttgcaaatactatgtcatcttatcctcacagcaaccctgggaggtaggcactattattaccttcattttatagagaaggaaaatgaggcagttaagtgacttgcctaaggtctcacAGCTGGTGAGTATCTAAGTCAGGATTAGGACCTAGGCCTTCCTAACTCTAGCTCCCAGTTCCAATTCACTTCAGCACACTGACTTTACATTAGAGTAATATGGCTTGACCCCCTTGTTGCTGGAGAAGACTTCATGGTCCAATCAAGATCAGAAGAATAATGACTTATATTTGTATGGTATTTCTAACAGTAACTTAAAGCAACATCTCAATGCTCTAGGGCAACCCCTAAGACTCTAAATTGAAGAGACGATGTGCTGTATCCATAGAAGGAATTCCCCCCCTTGGGAGTTCTCTCTGCCACCAAAATCACAGCTACAATTCCCTTCTGTATCCCTATTCCTTTATCATGGTAAACTCTTTGACATACACTATTACATAGATTGAAGAGACAATGTGAGATAAGGGCTAGAGAGTCAGTTTTGAAACCAGAAGATCTTGGTCTGATCCTATCTCTAACACACAATAGCTATGGACCtctcagaaagtcatttaaccctttaaTATCCTACGTAGGTTACAGAGGCACTGGTTGGCcctggtaaagggagtttccccATTGGTAGTTCCCTGAACCAATGAAATCCTAGGTCCAGTCCCACCCTTTTTACAGAGATTATATAAGattattttccccactttacAGGGATGAAACTAAGtcccaaagagagaaaattatttaTCTACTATCACCAAATTAGACACTGACAGAGACATGGCTGGCATGACCCAAACCtggtttttctgattctttctaccataccatcTGAAGTGCCTTCCTGAACCCAAAGACTATGTAAGTTCTATGTGTGTTCCCACCAGATGGTCTGACCTAGCTAAGCTTCATGGAAACTGAGAAATGTagtctttatttcttctcctcttgGCTAGACTCctaatgatgataattataatagctaacatttttgtaacacctactatgtactgggcactgtgctaattgctttacaattattattcatttggtcttcacaggaatcctgggagggaggggctattattacccctattttacacatgaggaaactgaattaaaCAGAGGgcaagggacttacccagggtcacacagctggtaagtgtctgagaccagattttaactcacatcttcctgattccaggtccagcactctaaccactctGTACCACCTGGCTACTTCTTAGGGATATTATCCTCCACTGAGACTCCAAACATCATTACCCTTCattgtcacagaatcatagaatacaAGAGACCTGAGCAGTCATCTTGCTCAGCTCATATTTGAGAAGCAGTCTTCACTATCACACATCAGAGAAGTGGCCTTCCAGCCTCTTCTGAACCCTTTCTAGGGAAGGGGAAtccccacacacaccccacacacacacctctgaCAGAGGCAACCCATTCCATTCATGGATAGCTCTTTACTTGTTAGGAAGACTCCTGGACTCCTCCCCAAATCTGGCCCTTTACAACCTTCAGCCATCACTCCTGGTGCCTCCACCTGGGGCCACCAAATAGAACAAGGTCTATCTCCAAATTCAATTTTGGTCCTGGCCCTAGTCACATTGATCTCTTCTGAGATAAGCTGTCCTCAGGATTTCTTGCCATAGTTCAGGCTACAGTTCTTTCCCAGGTACCTTTCCCTGGTGATTCTCCCCTAGAAAAGTAACTAGATGGGTATTCCTAGAAACAGAGTTCACTATGGTATAGGCAGCCCTTAGGTTAAGAATATTTACTTTCTGCCTCCTCAGatatggaaagggaggaggaagaacaggATGAGGGCTAACACAGGTGACCTGCTACATGTGATCCATCTCTGTTCTGTGGATGACAGAAGATTGCCCAGCCTCCTACCCTCAGGTGATGAGCCTTGGAAAAGGAGAACAGACAAGATTAGGTTTGGGGAGTCTTCCAGGGAGGCCAGATTAAAGGGAGCCAATTGTGTCCATTGGTCCTCTGAAGGACCTTGTCCCATCATTCAGATCCCTCAGAGggtctccctctccccaccaggTCCACATTGTCTGAGGCTGCCCTCAAGACagacctttccctctctccttttttgtcTGTTCTTTCCTGAAATGTAACAAAATCTTTATTTAATAATGGAAAGctttattggttaaaaaaaatttaccttaTGAACAACATTTCCATGCCAAAATACAACCCTGCCAGAAAATCCTCTACCTGCCTTCCTTTTCCACTCTTCCTTGTTACTACTTCAGATGTGAGAGTCCCACCCTCACTTTTGTAGTCCTACGTATAAAGCAGGGAAGATTGACACTGCTCTCACTCTTAGAGCCAAAGCTGGGGGAGATATCCGCAGCTGAAATCCAAAAGAACTCTTCACATAGAAACAGTAGTGCGGTAGGCaaaagatttggagtcagtggacctgagttcgaatcctagATCTTCTAATTAccatccatgtgaccttgggcacatcatttCCTCCCTttatccctcagtttccttgctgTAAAATGAGACTTTTAATTAGATGACCCCTTTCAATCTCCAAACCTATGATCCTGTAGAAGTGGTGTTGACAGCAGATGTCAAAGTCAATAGCCAAGGCTATTGATTTCAGAACTGGGTAGTACAATACACTGGGCCTTTGGtcagaaaaaaaaagcccaagttcaaatctggcaacaaatatttactagctatgtgaccctgggcaaatgacttaatcttatctgcc from Notamacropus eugenii isolate mMacEug1 chromosome 1, mMacEug1.pri_v2, whole genome shotgun sequence includes these protein-coding regions:
- the KCNK3 gene encoding potassium channel subfamily K member 3 translates to MKRQNVRTLALIVCTFTYLLVGAAVFDALESEPETTDRQRLERKQLELRARYNLSQGGYEELERVVLLLKPHKAGVQWRFAGSFYFAITVITTIGYGHAAPSTDGGKVFCMFYALLGIPLTLVMFQSLGERINTFVKYLLHRAKKGLGMRRSDVSMANMVIIGFFSCISTLCIGAAAFSYYEHWTFFQAYYYCFITLTTIGFGDYVALQKDQALQTQPQYVAFSFVYILTGLTVIGAFLNLVVLRFMTMNAEDEKRDAEHRALLTRNGQAGGSIHTTDTASSTIAGSGGFRNVYAEVLHFQSMCSCLWYKSREKLQYSIPMIIPRDLSTSDTCVEQSQSSPGGGRYVDTPSHRCLCTAQRSAISSVSTGLHSLSTFRGLMKRRSSV